In the genome of Blastopirellula retiformator, the window ACTCGCTGGTTGCGGAACGCGACGTTGTCTTGAAGGGTGGCGGTGAACGCAAAATGCTTCTCTTCGCGTCGGAAGAAGATCAGACGAAGCCGGTTGAAGCGACCAAACGCCACGTCGTCGTGCTGACTGACCACGCCTTTCATGAGTCGGCCAGCTACGAAGTTCAGTTCAGCGGACCGATCTTCCGCGCTACGGTCCTGCCGCACCGCGAACCGATCTTCGAAGTGGTTTGCCACGGCGAAGGCGGCGTCGGCCTGGTATGCCAACGCTTTCTGCTCGGTCGCCAAGGAGTGAAGAAGATCTTCCCCGAAGTTCGCGCTTCCAACGAAGCGATTACTTCGAATCTGACTTCGCTTCGACCTGGCGCGTAAGGGTCGCTCCCAAGTAGCTGGAGCCGGTGCGCGACGTCGAGGGCTCGCCGGTCAGGATCAGCGTATTGCGATTGATCGCCGTCCACTCAAAGCCGGTTAGACGTTTGTCGTCCGGCTTGGTGATCGTTAGCTTTTCACCGTTCGCCTGGTATACGCCGGCCATGTTCAGCTTCGGCCGAACCAGCTTGAACTTGTCATCGCGGGTCGCTTTGATGACGACCTGATGTTCGGCGCCGAGCGGCAACGTCATCAGCCACGTTCCTGCGAAGTCGATCGGTTCTTTCGGCTTCCAGGCGAGTGAGATCGCCGCTTCCCGTTTCTCCGCTTGATCACGCTTCGGCAGTTTGGGCTCGGCGTCGATTGCCGGTTTCTCCTGCTTGGCCTTAATATCGCGAATCGCGCCCGCGTTTTGGTCAACTCGCACGTCCAGCTTTTTGAGTATTCCGAGCACCTCGTTGATCACTGGCGGCCCTACCTTTTTCGCGTTGGCGCTCTTGATTGCGGCGCCATTCTCGTCAACTTGCCCGCCGAGAACTTCCAGCCGCTTCATCAACTCTTCGATCACCTCCGGCGGAACCTGGTGTGACTCGACATGCTTGATGGCGGCCAGGTTCTTTTCGACTTGCTGTCCCAGCTTGGATTGTCGCTCGAACAGTTCCGCCATTTCCTTCGGGCGAATCGCATTTTCCGTCGTTCGCTCGATCGCGACGCGGTGCTTGTCGGTTTGCGTTTCGATTTGTTCCAGGCGTGCCTCCAGGTGGCGGATCTTGGCGATCAGTCCATCGATCAAGCCTTCGCCCGGTTCTTCGGCGTGGGTTGGCGAGGTGAGCAAGAGCGTCGCGGCGCAAGCGAGTGCGAGCCAATAGCGAGACATGAGGCTGATCCTTCCAGGGGCTGGAGCGAAGAGGGGATAGAACTGCTATTTATCGTAGTCGGTCAACTCGTGGGGAGGAAACGCCGCCCGCAACGCGTTGAGCACGACCACCACATCGATCACCTCTTGCGAGATCGCCCCAGCGACCGGCGGCAGCCATCCAGCCGCGGCGATCAGCATCCCCAGCATGCTCATCGCGATCCCGCCGATGGCGCTTTGCAGGGCGATGCGGCGCATGCGGCGACCGATGTGCAGCAGTTTATCGACCGTTTCGAGCGAACTGTCGAGCACCACGACCGCCGCCGCTTCGGTAGTGACGTCGCTATTTTGGCCAAACGCCACGCCGACCGTGGCGGTCGCCAAGGCCGGAGCGTCATTGATGCCGTCACCTACAAACAGGGTGTCAGCGGCGGCGGTCTCGCGGCGAACCAACTCGAGCTTCTCTTCCGGCGTCTGATTGAAATGGACCTCGGTGATGCCGACCTGCTCGGCCAGGAACTTCGCTTCCGATTCTCGGTCGCCGGTGACCAGCATCAGCTTCTCGATATGATGCTGCGGGCCCAAGTGGTCGATGAACCTTTTCCCCTCCCGGCGCGGCGCATCGCGGAAAAAGTAAACCGCCGCCAACTTGCCGTCGACCAGGATGACGCATTCCAGCCCCCCTTGCTGCTCGGGCAAAGTGGCGCTGGGATCACGCTGCAGCAACAGCTTGCGGCTGGTGACCCAGACCTCGCGGCCATGCACGATGCCGCGCATCCCTTCGCCAGGTCGCTCGTTCACTTTGGCCACTTCGTAGGTCGCGATCTCCGCCGCTTCCGCCTCTTGCTGGATCGCCTCGGCGAGCGGGTGCTTGGAATATCGCTCTAGACTGGCAACCAGGGCCAACGTCTCCATCGCTTCCGCATCGTCGGCGTTCCACTGCTGGTAAATGCGCGGAGCGCCATAGGTTAGCGTTCCGGTCTTGTCGAAGATGACCGTACGGCAGCGATCGATTCCTTCCAGCGCCGCGGGGATGCGGACGATGATTCCCATCTGAGCCGCCAGCGAAATTGAGCCGATGATCGCCACCGGGATCGCGATCAGCAAAGGGCAGGGGGTAGCGACCACGATTACTGCCAAAAACCGGGTCGCATCGCCGCTGGCGTACCACGCGATCCCGGCGACCAGTAGGGCCAGCGGCGTGTAGAACGCGCCAAGTTGATCGGCCAGGCGGCGCATGCGGGGGCGCTGCTGCTCCGCCTTTTGCATCACTTCCATGATTTTCGCGTAGCGCGAGTCGATCGCCTGACGTTCGGCCTTAATGGTAAGCGCCCCGTCGCCATTGACCGCGCCCGACATGACGCTGACGCCGGGCGTTTTTGACATCATGTAGGGCTCGCCGGTCAGGTACGACTCGTCCATGACGCTATGCCCTGCGATGACGACGCCGTCGACTGGGCAGACTTCGTGCGGCAAGATCACCAGGACGTCGTCGATCTTGATGGCGTCGACGGCGACGTCTTCCAATTGGTCGCCGTTTTGGCGGTGGGCGACCGCAGGGAGTCGCTTGGCCAGCGCTTGCAAGACGGCCGAAGCCCGGCCGACAGCCAGCGACTCCAGCGCTTCGCCCCCCGAAAGCATCAGCACCACAATCGCCCCGGCCAGGTATTCTCCCAAAATTGCCGATGCGACGATCGAGATGCCAGCCAGCAGGTCGGCGCCAAACTCGAGGTGGATGACCTTATCAAGCAGTTCCAGGATCAGTGGGATGCCGCCCACCGCGAGCGTGATCCAGAGAGGCAGGTTAAATGTCGACGGCTCGGCGTGGACCGCAAAACGTAAGCACAAATGGAGGGCGATGCCAAGAATCGCCAGCACGGCGATTGCCCATTGTCGCCGCTGCCAAACCTGCTGCCAGAAGGATGTCGGTGGAGGGGACGCGTTCATGAATGCAGGTCTTGTCGCGGGCGTTTTTGGGGAAATGTCCGCTTTAGTCTAGCGAACTACCAAGGTTTGCGGCGGCGCTGGTCGCTATCGGGCGGGGGGAGAAAATACCCTCTTTTCGTTCGCATGCGCAGCATGATCCGCTAGAATGCGGGAGTGTCGCACCTTTTCTCCTCTATCCCAATCGTTGCGTCATGGTATACCGTTCGCTTCTTTGCTTGGCGATGTGGTCTTCGTTGTGTCTGGCAACACCGGCCTGGGCTGAAGATTCGCCGACCCGCTTCGCCCAGATGACGGCGCGAATTGACCAGCTGCTAGGCGAGCGACTACAGGCGGAAGGCGTTGAGCCGCCGCCGCTGGCTGACGATGGCGAGTTTCTCCGCCGCGCTTACCTTGATCTGAACGGCGCGATCCCGCCGGTCGCGATTACCCGCGACTACTTGGCCGATAGTTCACCCGACAAGCGGCGACAGCTGATTGATCGGTTGTTGGCGTCGCCGGCGTTCGCCTCGCACATGGCCAGTACTTGGCGCGAGGTGATCTTGAAGCCGACCGAAGATTTTCAGCAGCTTCAAAACCAATTCGCCCTGCAAGCCTGGCTGCGGGAGCAGTTTTCTGACAATGCCCGCTACGACCGCATCGTCGAGCAGTTCATCACCGCCAGTAATCAGCAAGATGGCCCGGTCTACTTTTACGACGCTCTCGATCTGAAGCCAGAGCAATTGGCGGCCGAGACGTCGCGGATCTTTTTGGGACTGCACATCCAATGCGCCGAGTGCCACGATCATCCGTTCGACTCTTGGAAGCAGCACGACTTTTGGGGCTATGCCGCTTTCTTCGCTCAGGTCGAGCGACAAAACGAAAACATGGGGCGGCTGTCGCTGCGCGATCGCAAGTCAGGCGAGGTGAAGATTCCTGAATCGGACGAGACGGTCTCGCCGCTCTATCCTGGCGGGGGTGCGCCGAGCGATCGCTTCGGCGGTTCGCGGCGGCAGAAGCTGGCGGTCTGGATGGTTGCCCGCGACAATCCCTACACCGCTCGGCGAGCGGTCAATTGGGCCTGGTCGCATTTGTTCGGACGGGGCTTGGTCGAGCCGGTCGACGATCTCTCGCCGATCAACCCGCCGAGCCATCCCGAGTTGATGGATGAGTTGACGACCTACTTCGTCGAGTCCGGTTTCGACCTGCGGCAATTGCTGCGGACGATTGCGCTCTCTGACGCTTACGCGCGTAGCAGTCAAAGCGTGGATGGTCAGCGGCCCGAGCTATTCGCCGGCATGGCGATCAAATCGTTGTCTCCAGAGCAACTGTACGACAGCGTGCTGCGGCTGGGGTTGGTCAAAGAAGATGTCGCCAATCCTATCGGGCCGGGCCAGTCATTCGATCAGTCGCAACAGCGGTTGCAGTTTGTCGCCCGGATGCGTACCGTGTCGCTCGATCGAACGGACTTTGAAACCGGGGCTCCGCAAGCGCTGGCGCTGATGAATGGCCCGCCAGTTTCGCTGGCGACCGCGCCGGCGACGAGCGGCTTTCTGAAGTCGCTCCAGGCGCCGTTCTTTAGCGATGAGCAGCGGGTCGAGCTGATCACGCTGGCCGCCTATTCGCGGCGACCGACCGAAGCGGAACGAAAGCGGTTTGGCGATTACCTGGCCGCCGCTTCCCCCAATGAAAAGAATGAAGCGCTTGGCGACTTGCTGTGGGCGGTCGCCGCCAGCGCCGAATTCATGCTGAATCACTAACAAGAGAATGACGATGGCCGGAATCGATCGCAGACGATTTCTACAGCAGGCGATGGTGGGCGCCGCAAGTTGTGCGTGGTTGCCGACGCTCGTGCAGGCCGCCGCGAAGCAGGCGAACAAACGGCGTTGCATCGTACTTTGGATGTCGGGCGGGCCGAGCCAGATGGATACCTTTGATCTGAAGCCGGGGCATGCCAACGGCGGCGAGTACAAAGAGATCGCAACCAGCGTCCCGGGATTGAAGATCAGCGAGCATCTGCCGCTGTTGGCCAAACAGGCCAATCGCCTGGCGATTGTGCGCGGCATGAGCACCAAGGAAGGGGACCATCAGCGCGGCGCCTATCTGATGCATACGGGCGAACGTCCCGGCGGTCCGCTACGCTATCCGGCGATTGGGGCGGCGCTCTCCAAAGCGTTGGGAGACCCGCAGGCCGACTTGCCGAACTTTGTCGCTGTGAATCCCAATTCGGCACTCAGCCAGGCGGCGATCAGCGGCGGGTTTCTGGGGTCAAAATATGCGGCGACCACCGTTGGTCAACGAGCGACCTATGGACCGCCGGCTGCGGATGGCGAGCCGGCCGGGCCGGTTGATCTGGGCGTCGACTATCTGACGCTGCCCGGCGAGGTCTCGCCGGAACGCGCCGATGCACGGATGAAATTATGGCGGGGACAGCAAGAGGCGTTTCTCGCCGAGCGCGATGCGGCGGCGCCCAAGTCGCACGATACCGTCTTTCGCCGCGCGGTACGGATGATGAATCCGGAAGCGGCGGACGCCTTTGATCTGCACCAAGAGGAAGACGCGGTGCGTGCCTCGTATGGGAACGGGCGTTTCGGCCAAGGCTGTTTGATTGCCCGGCGACTGATCGAGCGAGGAGTGCCCTTTGTCGAAGTGACGCATGGTGGAGATGGGCTGGGTTGGGATACGCATCAAGCCAACTTCGCCGGCGTGAAACGCTTGTCGGAAGAGCTTGATCAAGGTTGGTCGACGTTGATGCGTGAGCTAGGCGAGCGAGGCCTGCTCGAGTCGACGACGATTCTGTGGATGGGCGAGTTCGGCCGTACGCCGGTGATCAACGGCAACGCGGGACGCGATCACTTTCCCGACGCGTGGAGCTGCGTCTTGGCCGGAGGCGGCATCGCCGGCGGTCAAGCTTACGGCGCGACCAGCGACGGAGGCGAAGAGGTGGTTGACGGCAAGACCGATGTGACCGAGCTGATCGCCACGTTGTGTGCCGCGGTTGGCGTCGACCCGGCGACCGAGAATATCTCGCCGCTGGCGCGACCGATCAAGATCAGCGAGGGGGCGCCGATCCGTGCTTTACTTTCGTAGGCAACTTGGTTGCGTTCTGCTGACGCTTATCGCGCTGGGCGGTTGTCGGCCCAGCCTGCCGCATGATCTGCCGCCGCCAGCCAATACGACGATTCCGCAGATCGAGCCAGAACAGGAAGAAGCGGCGGTCGTCGAGCCTATGCCCGACGAAACTCCGGTCGTGGCCGAGATGCCAGCAGAACCAGTTGAGGAGACGCCGCCCGCCAAACCTCTTCAGCCGCAAAAACTGTTGGTGATGGCCGATCGACAACCGCTGTTGTTGGACGTCTATCTGTGGATCGATGGGCGTCCGTTTGAGGAAGCGCTCGAGGTTCTGACGGAGAAGGTGCTCGCCATGGCCGACACCGATGGAGACGGCGTCGCGACCTGGGAAGAATTGGCTGATAATCCGAGCTTCAACCGAGGGCAGTTCGGCAGTCTCTCTTTCTCCAATCCGATGGAGCGGGCCCGGCTGATCAAGTTGTATGACGTCAATCGCAACGGTTGGGTCGACGCCGAAGAGACGCCGCGGCTGTTGACGCGCAACCGGGGCAAAGCCCGCGAGTTCTCGGTCGATCCCCGCGCTCACGCTTCTTTTCGGCATAGTCGCGAAACTTCCAACACGCTCCAGGTTCTTGATCGCAATGGCGACATGCGACTGTCGGCTGACGAGATCGCTGCAGCGACCGAACTGCTCGAGGCTCGCGACGCCGATGCCGATGGGATCGTCTCGGCCGCCGAACTGGCTCCGCCCCGAAATGCAATGATGGGGATGTCTGGCGCCGACGATTGGCGCGGCGAGCAAGGGGCGTTCGTCCTGGATGAGAATACGTCGTGGCCGAATGTATTGCGGTCGATCGAGACGATCTACAACTTTGGTTCGTCAGTCGAAGTGGCGATCGTCTTTGGCGAGGACTCACCGTTGGCGATGGTCGACGAAGATCAGGATGGTTATCTCGAGTATCGCGAGATCGAGCGGATTGCCGATTTGCCGCCGAGTGCGACGATCGAGATTCGTTACGGCGCCCGGCGGGAAGGGGAGGCGTTCTACAAGGTCTCTCTCGTTGATGGCGCGCAGTGCGAACTGCAGGGGACCGAGTTCGTGGAGAGTCGCGCCCTGGTCGACGGAACCGGGCGACTGGTGATTCATGCGGTTGACGATATTGAGGTCGCTACCGAAGTAGCGGATGGCGGTGAGGAATCGACGCTTGCCGGAATGCGGGC includes:
- a CDS encoding DUF1549 and DUF1553 domain-containing protein, with amino-acid sequence MWSSLCLATPAWAEDSPTRFAQMTARIDQLLGERLQAEGVEPPPLADDGEFLRRAYLDLNGAIPPVAITRDYLADSSPDKRRQLIDRLLASPAFASHMASTWREVILKPTEDFQQLQNQFALQAWLREQFSDNARYDRIVEQFITASNQQDGPVYFYDALDLKPEQLAAETSRIFLGLHIQCAECHDHPFDSWKQHDFWGYAAFFAQVERQNENMGRLSLRDRKSGEVKIPESDETVSPLYPGGGAPSDRFGGSRRQKLAVWMVARDNPYTARRAVNWAWSHLFGRGLVEPVDDLSPINPPSHPELMDELTTYFVESGFDLRQLLRTIALSDAYARSSQSVDGQRPELFAGMAIKSLSPEQLYDSVLRLGLVKEDVANPIGPGQSFDQSQQRLQFVARMRTVSLDRTDFETGAPQALALMNGPPVSLATAPATSGFLKSLQAPFFSDEQRVELITLAAYSRRPTEAERKRFGDYLAAASPNEKNEALGDLLWAVAASAEFMLNH
- a CDS encoding DUF1501 domain-containing protein is translated as MAGIDRRRFLQQAMVGAASCAWLPTLVQAAAKQANKRRCIVLWMSGGPSQMDTFDLKPGHANGGEYKEIATSVPGLKISEHLPLLAKQANRLAIVRGMSTKEGDHQRGAYLMHTGERPGGPLRYPAIGAALSKALGDPQADLPNFVAVNPNSALSQAAISGGFLGSKYAATTVGQRATYGPPAADGEPAGPVDLGVDYLTLPGEVSPERADARMKLWRGQQEAFLAERDAAAPKSHDTVFRRAVRMMNPEAADAFDLHQEEDAVRASYGNGRFGQGCLIARRLIERGVPFVEVTHGGDGLGWDTHQANFAGVKRLSEELDQGWSTLMRELGERGLLESTTILWMGEFGRTPVINGNAGRDHFPDAWSCVLAGGGIAGGQAYGATSDGGEEVVDGKTDVTELIATLCAAVGVDPATENISPLARPIKISEGAPIRALLS
- a CDS encoding heavy metal translocating P-type ATPase; amino-acid sequence: MNASPPPTSFWQQVWQRRQWAIAVLAILGIALHLCLRFAVHAEPSTFNLPLWITLAVGGIPLILELLDKVIHLEFGADLLAGISIVASAILGEYLAGAIVVLMLSGGEALESLAVGRASAVLQALAKRLPAVAHRQNGDQLEDVAVDAIKIDDVLVILPHEVCPVDGVVIAGHSVMDESYLTGEPYMMSKTPGVSVMSGAVNGDGALTIKAERQAIDSRYAKIMEVMQKAEQQRPRMRRLADQLGAFYTPLALLVAGIAWYASGDATRFLAVIVVATPCPLLIAIPVAIIGSISLAAQMGIIVRIPAALEGIDRCRTVIFDKTGTLTYGAPRIYQQWNADDAEAMETLALVASLERYSKHPLAEAIQQEAEAAEIATYEVAKVNERPGEGMRGIVHGREVWVTSRKLLLQRDPSATLPEQQGGLECVILVDGKLAAVYFFRDAPRREGKRFIDHLGPQHHIEKLMLVTGDRESEAKFLAEQVGITEVHFNQTPEEKLELVRRETAAADTLFVGDGINDAPALATATVGVAFGQNSDVTTEAAAVVVLDSSLETVDKLLHIGRRMRRIALQSAIGGIAMSMLGMLIAAAGWLPPVAGAISQEVIDVVVVLNALRAAFPPHELTDYDK